Within the Thermus oshimai DSM 12092 genome, the region TCACCCCCGGCCCCGAGGCGATGTGGGTCACGGTGATGTGGGTGTAGCGCTTGGGGTGGGTTTCCGCCCGCACCCCCTCCACCTCCACCCGGTAGCGGGCCAGGGGTTGCTTCTTCTTCCGCATGATGTCCACCACGTCGTAGGCGGTGCAGGCCCCTAAGGCCATGAGGAGGAGCTCCATGGGGCGGGGGCCGGTGGCGGGCTGATCCCCGTCGATCATCACCTTATCCCCCTGCTCGTTCACGCCCAGGAAGCGGTGGCCCACCAGTTGGTAGACGGTGACCTTCTTCGTCATGAGCCGCATTTTACCAAGCCTTCATCTTGTGGGGTAGAATGGCCCTCGGTGCGGTTTTTCCCTCTTCTCCTTTGGGTGCTCCTGGCTCTGGCCCAGGCCAACCTCCGGGTGGGGATCCACGAGGGCTTCACCCGGGTGGTGGTGGACCTCCCTGC harbors:
- a CDS encoding OsmC family protein, giving the protein MTKKVTVYQLVGHRFLGVNEQGDKVMIDGDQPATGPRPMELLLMALGACTAYDVVDIMRKKKQPLARYRVEVEGVRAETHPKRYTHITVTHIASGPGVTLEALERAVELSHTKYCSVSANLNAEITTRVVLEPWEGE